From Amycolatopsis sp. YIM 10, the proteins below share one genomic window:
- a CDS encoding GlxA family transcriptional regulator — protein sequence MTTVAFLLVPELHLLDLAGPAQVFSSAGDLGLDYRLRYLAERPEVPTAQGVPLNAEVEWPTLTRDDLLVVPGWRAPELRRNGPISDEALAWIRAHHRAGGLVASVCAGADALGRAGLLDGRRCTTHHALQDELARRYPLATVVRDVLYVTDGRVVTSAGIASGIDLSLHLIAVRHGPGFAARIAREMVVYARRNGEEPQASAMMRHRDHLNDAVHRIQDLIDERFAERLRLADLARSAGCGERTVTRLFGRVTGLTPLRYQQVLRLERAEHLIGQGMTVEHAARAVGFEDARMLRRLRSRA from the coding sequence GTGACCACTGTCGCCTTCCTGCTGGTGCCCGAGCTGCACCTGCTCGATCTCGCCGGCCCGGCCCAGGTGTTCTCCAGTGCCGGCGACCTCGGCCTGGACTACCGCCTCCGCTACCTCGCCGAACGACCGGAAGTGCCGACGGCACAAGGGGTTCCGCTGAACGCGGAGGTGGAATGGCCGACGCTGACCCGGGACGACCTCCTGGTGGTCCCGGGCTGGCGCGCGCCGGAACTGCGCCGGAACGGCCCCATCTCGGACGAGGCACTGGCGTGGATCCGGGCGCACCACCGCGCCGGTGGACTGGTGGCCAGCGTGTGCGCCGGCGCCGACGCGCTCGGCCGGGCCGGGCTGCTCGATGGTCGCCGCTGTACCACCCACCACGCGCTCCAGGACGAGCTGGCGCGCCGCTATCCGCTGGCCACCGTGGTGCGCGACGTGCTCTACGTGACCGACGGCCGGGTGGTCACCTCGGCCGGGATCGCCAGCGGCATCGACCTGTCCCTGCACCTGATCGCCGTGCGCCACGGGCCCGGCTTCGCCGCGCGGATCGCCCGCGAAATGGTCGTCTACGCCCGGCGCAACGGCGAAGAACCCCAGGCCAGCGCGATGATGCGGCATCGGGACCACCTCAACGACGCGGTGCACCGCATCCAGGACCTGATCGACGAGCGCTTCGCCGAACGCCTGCGCCTCGCGGACCTCGCGCGTTCGGCCGGGTGCGGCGAACGCACGGTCACGCGGTTGTTCGGCCGGGTCACCGGCCTGACTCCCTTGCGGTACCAGCAGGTTCTGCGGCTCGAACGCGCCGAGCACCTGATCGGGCAGGGCATGACCGTGGAGCACGCGGCCAGGGCGGTCGGCTTCGAGGACGCGCGCATGTTGCGGCGCCTGCGCTCCCGAGCCTGA
- a CDS encoding VOC family protein, whose translation MDKTIPLLPCVSINETLDFYCSLGFEVTYQQKAPNVYAALAFEQVELHFFVLKGLVPKENYSTCYVLTDRVDELYERFTGGLRAALGKLPSRGWPRVNPLKNLRSGVRQFIVIDPSGNYVRIGQPIAAPTNGLAEGPLEGPKLGRALETAMMFADSKDDPESAVRVLDRALALGEEVPVALRFRALVLRADLAVRLGADEQAGTLLSEVDKIGSAAGDEVADERRRVRDLREQLLDRVNQT comes from the coding sequence ATGGACAAGACGATTCCGCTGCTGCCCTGCGTTTCGATCAACGAGACGCTGGACTTCTACTGTTCGCTGGGCTTCGAGGTCACCTATCAGCAGAAGGCGCCGAACGTGTACGCGGCGCTCGCCTTCGAACAGGTCGAACTGCACTTCTTCGTGCTGAAGGGCTTGGTGCCGAAGGAGAACTACAGCACCTGCTACGTGCTGACCGACCGGGTGGACGAGCTGTACGAGCGGTTCACCGGCGGCCTGCGCGCGGCGCTGGGCAAGCTGCCTTCGCGTGGCTGGCCGCGGGTCAATCCCCTGAAGAACCTGCGGTCCGGTGTTCGCCAGTTCATCGTGATCGACCCGTCGGGCAACTACGTCCGCATCGGTCAGCCGATCGCCGCGCCGACCAACGGGCTGGCCGAGGGGCCGTTGGAGGGGCCGAAGCTGGGCCGCGCCCTGGAGACCGCGATGATGTTCGCCGACTCTAAGGACGACCCGGAATCCGCCGTGCGGGTGCTCGATCGGGCACTGGCGCTCGGCGAGGAAGTGCCTGTGGCACTGCGGTTCCGTGCCCTGGTGTTGCGTGCCGACCTGGCCGTGCGACTGGGCGCGGACGAACAGGCGGGCACCTTGTTGTCCGAAGTGGACAAAATCGGTTCAGCTGCGGGCGACGAGGTGGCCGATGAGCGCCGACGGGTCCGGGACCTGCGCGAACAACTGCTCGATCGGGTGAACCAGACGTGA
- a CDS encoding HPr family phosphocarrier protein — translation MLSTRVTIGSSVGLHARPARLLAEAAGKQTASVRIGRSEDALVDAASILAVMSLGVGGGEDVVLVVEGEGAEETLRELSELLAQDLDAAVPA, via the coding sequence GTGCTCAGTACACGAGTCACCATCGGGTCCTCCGTCGGCCTGCACGCGCGCCCGGCCCGCCTGCTCGCCGAAGCCGCGGGGAAGCAGACCGCCTCCGTCCGGATCGGCCGTTCCGAAGACGCGCTGGTCGACGCCGCCAGCATTCTCGCGGTGATGTCGCTCGGCGTCGGCGGTGGTGAAGACGTGGTGCTGGTGGTCGAGGGCGAAGGCGCGGAGGAGACGCTGCGCGAGCTGTCCGAGCTGCTGGCCCAGGACCTCGATGCCGCGGTGCCCGCCTAG